A single window of Nicotiana sylvestris chromosome 5, ASM39365v2, whole genome shotgun sequence DNA harbors:
- the LOC104223546 gene encoding F-box protein SNE-like, which translates to MVQLEEKGENEHKGTNFFINDNIDVLIEILQRLDGGTLGVAACVCRLWCSITRNDSLWEHLCFRHVSRPPDGVKTVVLALGGYRRLYMVCVRPVLDRLKKWKVGKESDSEVVRRVWTRHEVELSLSLFCVDYYERVFLGGGSSGGRLRGGGSGGAAAASSLMFLCNAVNV; encoded by the coding sequence ATGGTGCAACTGGAAGAGAAAGGCGAAAATGAACACAAGGGTACCAATTTTTTCATCAATGACAATATTGACGTGCTGATAGAGATATTGCAAAGGTTGGATGGTGGCACCTTAGGGGTTGCTGCATGTGTTTGTAGACTCTGGTGCTCCATCACTAGGAACGACTCTCTCTGGGAACACCTCTGCTTCCGCCACGTGTCGCGGCCTCCAGATGGTGTAAAGACAGTGGTGTTGGCTCTAGGAGGGTACCGGAGACTTTACATGGTGTGTGTTAGGCCAGTTTTGGACCGACTGAAGAAATGGAAAGTAGGAAAGGAGTCTGACTCGGAGGTTGTTAGAAGAGTTTGGACACGGCATGAAGTGGAACTTTCGTTATCGTTGTTTTGTGTGGATTATTATGAAAGGGTATTTTTGGGTGGTGGAAGCAGCGGAGGAAGACTCAGAGGTGGAGGTAGCGGTGGCGCTGCGGCAGCATCGTCGCTTATGTTCCTTTGCAACGCCGTGAACGTTTGA